The genomic region tatacaataATTTAGATATGCATTAATTCgcaattttgtatatttacaaacatacgtacgtatatatattatatatatatatatatatatatatatatatcaattttaatttttaccattttaaaactagcttttttttaaacctTACCaagtcataatttttttttttccataatatatatatacatatattcatacatacatgtatacatatatacatatatcaatattttcAGGCTCCggaaactttttaaaaatagtggCACTTTGATCgcatatatttcttattctttattcttaaatattattgatttaaacttcttttttctaaagGCGCAATTACAGTTACTcgaaacaaattttttagtaTTAACACGAGAAGTCATAGTTATCATAATAggatgtaatatttttaaaatatgttttaaatattaagcacgaaacaaaaaatattctgtaattttaaatattaagctttatccatttttctttatttctttttagttAAGGGTGGCAAGCATTTATCGGAGGCATTTTCACAGgggtaaaaaatataatttaatatatatatatatatatatatttatacatacatacatacatacatacatacatacatacatacatacatacatacatacatacatacatacatacatacatacatacatacatacatacatacatacatacatacatacatacatacatacatacatacatgtatgtgtgtgtatatgaaTGTGTAAGTATATAAACGTACATGTACTTATTTGTTAgcattgtacatatatatagtgtTTGCTATTTctcttatttaattttttttcccattttccattattttcATAGATTAAATACAAGACGagtattttatcttttttgtgCAAGTACATGTCTTCTATTAGAAGTCCTTTTGTCTGTAAGATGGATAGACAGCTTAGTATCCGATAAATCGGACCTAACTAATATTAAGGTAAATCATTCTTACCACTACctacaacatatatattctacTACGTATCCCATTATGTTTGTGATTGCTCTGCTGACCCTTCCCATGATTGTTCGTACCATGGTGTACACAATTAAGCCATATATTcttttgttaattatttccttttaattgttttattctttatagaTGATATGGTATTCCATAACAACTGTGTTATCGTTATTCGTGGGTTTACTTTACATTAACGAATGATCATCCttgtaattaattaaaataaacaaaaggTGGAAAAAAGGCAGTAATTCGTATAAACAATACCTggaaaaacttttttattttttgtttttaaattttaattgcTTCAAATGAGTaggtattttatttataatttaaaaaaaaaaaaaaaaaaaaaaatttatatgatatttaattcatatacgttacattatatatgcatatattttatgtatttatatgtattataatctatatctatatctatatatctatatatatatatatatatacatatatatatatatatatatatactcggcatatatgtatatgctatatatattttaatacatcCAAAAAGTGAGAACaaaaatcaaatataatattataaatcaTATACACACcaatttatttctttgtttttcttttttgtaatggcattaatatttatttaaaataaaatatttgacaatttttttattttgcacaTATATGGATTATGTTGTATTATTAacgtacatttttttatgctttgtacatttttgtaaatttcaTTCTGAATTAAACTATaaatttccctttttaatttcaagtccttttcaatataatatataacagctattaaaaaaaaaaaaattttaatttctttgaaaaaattaaaattgttataacTAATGGTACTGTAATAATCATATAGGaggtattttttaattattttttgaatatccTTTTTTGTGTAAAATTTGGAAACAAATGTATcttttgcaaaaaaatgtGTGCATTCATATTcgcaaattttatttaaggATACACAATCAGTAGTAAATGTGTTGTTTGCATttagttctttttttatttgatttctGGAACTACTCCCACTGCTATCGTATCTTGTGCTATTCTCATTTTTCAATAAACATTTCTCAAACATGGTTTTatcaaaagaaaatttaaatataagtaaataaaagaacaaaaacaGTTCTTTCAATATTTTCTTGTTTTCATCTATGTTCAAAAGTGTTAATGTgatactttttataattttttcaacgCTGTttagtttttcttttaaataattttcttctttctttttttttaaaaaatcgctcaaatttaatatataatcactgacattttttttttttgttccctCAAAATGTGAACCtaacatattaattaaattttccatgttcaaaattaattttacaaataattccacaaaattattatttatctcTACATGTCTTTTTATATGCAATTTTACTGTATTTATTGCATATGTAATAtctatcttttctttttctgatgatagaagtatattttttacgaaattatatttaatatttttttttaataaaattacaatatcACTATTATCCATCGCATACTACCTGTAGTTCCTtaacaacataaaaaaaaaaaaagaaaaaaatgtaacttctgaatatttattcttttactgagggttaaaaacattttatcaTACTAATAATTGCTTAGCAATATACAAAAgactaaaaaaaaacaaaaaacaaaaaaagggaTAGAAAAAACTTGACAAAAGactttcaaaaaaatatataacataaattgTATCATCACAGCaatatttatactattttttttttaaatttcaaaatattgcGAATATTCTGTTTTTCCAACTACGCAGGGAGTTTTATATGCCATATACATCCATCCATCCATCCATTCAGAATTtcattatgataattttacaCAACAATTCATATCACCCTCTTCAGCTAACAGTGTGTacatgtgtgtacatatatatatgtatatgcctCAACAATGTTTGATTTTTTCTCGTCTATCTTGCTGTATAGcctttttacat from Plasmodium malariae genome assembly, chromosome: 11 harbors:
- the PmUG01_11019500 gene encoding conserved Plasmodium protein, unknown function, coding for MDNSDIVILLKKNIKYNFVKNILLSSEKEKIDITYAINTVKLHIKRHVEINNNFVELFVKLILNMENLINMLGSHFEGTKKKNVSDYILNLSDFLKKKKEENYLKEKLNSVEKIIKSITLTLLNIDENKKILKELFLFFYLLIFKFSFDKTMFEKCLLKNENSTRYDSSGSSSRNQIKKELNANNTFTTDCVSLNKICEYECTHFFAKDTFVSKFYTKKDIQKIIKKYLLYDYYSTISYNNFNFFKEIKIFFFLIAVIYYIEKDLKLKREIYSLIQNEIYKNVQSIKKCTLIIQHNPYMCKIKKLSNILF